In a genomic window of Zingiber officinale cultivar Zhangliang chromosome 9B, Zo_v1.1, whole genome shotgun sequence:
- the LOC122025246 gene encoding auxin-responsive protein SAUR72-like, with protein MGKGVLRSAARALSWPRGSKTTCSAEVPEDVKEGEFAVVAVWNEEATRFVASLSCLSNPVFLRLLELAEEEFGFQQEGALTVPCKPSELERIIKGIKNF; from the coding sequence ATGGGGAAAGGTGTGCTCAGGAGTGCAGCCAGGGCCCTGTCCTGGCCCAGGGGCAGCAAGACGACTTGTTCGGCCGAGGTGCCGGAGGACGTGAAGGAGGGGGAATTTGCAGTGGTGGCGGTGTGGAATGAGGAGGCAACCAGGTTTGTGGCCTCACTCAGCTGCCTGTCAAATCCTGTGTTTCTGAGGCTGCTGGAGCTGGCAGAGGAAGAGTTTGGGTTTCAGCAAGAAGGGGCACTGACTGTTCCTTGCAAGCCTTCAGAGCTGGAGAGGATCATCAAGGGG